The genomic window TTATGCTCGCGTATTGCGATAACGATGGCAGTGAAACACGCGAGCACTTTATGGGGTCACACGAAGTACAGCCAGTTAACGGTGACAGAAACCGAGGATTTATAGACGCAGATGTATTTGGCAAAATCACCTTACTACCAAAAAAGTGATGTAAGTTAGCGTATAGGTTGGGCGCAGCGAAACACAACAAAAAAACCAACCAACAAAATAGAGGCTTTGAACTATCAGTTGTTTTAGCGCTTGCTCTTTTACTTCTCGTTATCTTCTCTTTGAGCAAATATTTTTTAAGCATATTTTTCACAAAGAGGACAAGAGGCGCTGCGCTTTTAGAGCTCAATATTGATAACTAAAAACTGAAAGCTTCTCTTGCTTTAAAAACAAAAAAGCCGCTGTATTTTGCAATACAGCGGCTTTTGAAATCATTTTTCTAAATTAATAGATTATTACTTAGGAGCACGACCCGCACGTTTACGCTCATTTTCAGTTAAATGACGTTTACGAATACGAATGTTCTCAGGTGTAACTTCTACTAACTCATCATCAGCAATAAACTCAAGCGCTTGCTCAAGTGAATAGTTCAGATGTGGTGTCAATGTTTGTGCTTCATCTGTACCAGATGCACGAACGTTAGTAAGTTGCTTACCCTTAAGCGCGTTAACTGTAAGGTCGTTATCACGGCTATGAATACCGATAACCATACCTTCATAAACTTCAACACCGTGACCGATGAATAAACGGCCGCGCTCTTGTAAGTTAAATAATGCGTTAGTAAGTGCTTTACCTGTTGCGTTTGCAATCATTACGCCGTTCTTACGAACACCTAGCTCGCCACCTTTGTGCGGACCGTAGTGATCGAACGTATGGTAAAGTAAACCAGAACCCGAAGTAAGTGTCATGAACTCAGTTTGGAAACCGATTAAGCCACGGCTTGGGATCATAAAGTCCATACGCATACGGCCTTTACCATCTGGTGCCATGTCAGTAAGTTCACCCTTACGAAGACCAATTTGCTCCATGATAGAACCTTGGTGCTCTTCTTCACAGTCAATAGTTAGTGTTTCATACGGTTCTTCTAACACGCCATCAACAGTACGTAAGATTACTTCTGGACGAGATACAGCAAGCTCGTAACCTTCACGACGCATGTTCTCGATTAAGATGCCTAGGTGTAATTCACCACGACCTGATACGCGGAAGCTATCTGGGTTGTCAGTATCTGCAACACGAAGTGCTACGTTGTGTACTAATTCTTTGTCTAAACGCTCACGAATATTACGTGATGTTACAAACTTACCTTCTTTACCACAGAACGGTGAGTTGTTTACAGAGAACGTCATTGTAACTGTTGGCTCATCAACACTTAGTGGTGGTAATGCTTCAACGTTGTTAGGACAACAAAGGGTATCAGAAATCTTAAGCTCGCCTAAACCTGTTACAGTAACGATGTTACCAGCATAAGCTTTATCAGTGTCGATACGCTCAAGGCCTAAGTAGCTTTGTACTGAACCAATTTTACCGTTTCGAGTCGTGCCGTCAGCGCCAATAACTGTAACTTGTTGGTTAGTCGCAACAGAACCACGTTTAATACGACCAATACCGATTACACCTTTGTACGAGTTGTAATCAAGCTGAGAGATTTGCATTTGGAAGTCACCTTCAGGATCTGCATCCGGTGGTGATACTTCGTCAACGATCATCTTGAACATAGGTTCCATGTTGTCTGATGGCTCGTCTAAATCTAATGTCGCCCAGCCGTTGATAGCTGATGCGTAGATTACTTTAAAGTCTAACTGTTCATCAGTTGCACCAAGGTTATCGAATAAATCAAAGATTTGATCCATAACCCAATCTGGGCGTGCACCTGGCTTATCAATTTTATTGATAACGACGATTGGCTTTAAGCCTTGCGCGAATGCCTTTTGCGTTACGAAACGCGTTTGTGGCATTGGACCTTCTTGAGCATCAACAAGTAATAATACTGAGTCAGCCATCGAAAGTACGCGTTCAACTTCACCACCGAAATCGGCGTGTCCCGGGGTATCTACGATATTGATGTGGTAGTCATTCCAAGAGATAGCTGTGTTTTTAGCTAAAATGGTAATACCACGTTCTTTCTCAATGTCGTTTGAGTCCATCACGCGCTCTTCGTTACCGCCGCGTGTTTCTAATGTACCTGATTGCTCAAGTAGTTTGTCAACCAGAGTTGTTTTACCGTGGTCAACGTGCGCGATAATCGCTATATTTCTTAACTGTTCGATGCTCATATATTTACTCAGAGAAATTAAATTCTCAATGATCCTGCAAGATCTACGCACTCATCTGCGTTTTCACGAGATGTCCAAGCATAGGATTTAAAAGGGCGCATATTATCCCTCATTAATGACATGGATGAAAGTTTATCCAATACAATTTTCAAAACTTTCTCAATACTTTTACTAAGTATCTGTTTTATATATGACAATTATATGAAATAAATTGTCATTATTTTTTCAAAAATGCAGTTTACACTATTTATACGATATTTTTGGCACTCTTTTACATTTAGGTTATGCTGATTTCGAGCGATTAAATTAACAACAAATTGTAGTGCACATAGCCTGCACCAAAGTGGAATTTAACTGCACCATAGTGGTGCTATTTTATGCCCCACATTGTAGCAACTAAGTTTTTTTAACCTATAAACATAGAGTTATAAAAATGGCACAAAATCAGCTTAATAAATCCCAAAGCAATTATGCAGCAATAATAAAACCCAATAGTTGGAGGACACATGTCACAATCGGTTTTAGATTTTATTAAAGAAAATGACGTTAAGTTCATTGATTTACGCTTTACTGATACAAAGGGTAAAGAGCAACATGTATCTATTCCTCATCACCAAGTTGATGAAGATTTTTTCGAAGACGGTAAAATGTTCGACGGTTCTTCAATTGCTGGTTGGAAAGGCATAAACGAATCAGATATGGTTTTAATGCCTGTTGCTGAATCAGTAAAACTTGACCCTTTCACTGAAGAAACAACATTAATCGTACGTTGTGACGTTGTAGAGCCTTCTACACTTCAAGGTTACGAGCGCGACCCGCGTTCAGTTGCTAAACGTGCTGAAGATTACATGCGCTCTACAGGTATCGCTGATACTGTATTATTTGGCCCAGAGCCAGAGTTCTTCCTTTTTGACGATGTTAAATACAAATCAGACATGTCTGGTTCAATGTACAAAGTTGACGCTGTAGAAGCAGCATGGAACTCAGATAAAGATTATGAAGGCGGTAACACTGGTCACCGTCCAGGTGTTAAAGGCGGTTACTTCCCTTGTTCACCTGTTGATTCTTCACAAGATTGGCGTTCAGCTACCTGTTTAGTACTTGAAGAGCTAGGTCAAGTAGTAGAAGCACATCACCACGAAGTAGCAACAGCAGGCCAAAACGAAATTGCTACGCGTTTTAACAGCATGGTTTTAAAAGCAGATGAAATCCAAGAAATGAAATATGTTATTCATAACATGGCTCATTTATACGGAAAAACAGCTACATTCATGCCTAAGCCAATTGTTGGTGATAACGGTTCTGGTATGCACTGTCACCAGTCTTTAGCTAAAGACGGTGTTAACTTGTTTGCTGGCGATAAATACGGCGGTCTTTCTGAAGAAGCGCTTTATTACATTGGCGGTATTATCAAGCATGCTAAAGCTATTAACGCATTTGCTAACGCATCAACTAACTCGTACAAACGTTTAGTACCAGGCTTTGAAGCACCTGTAATGCTTGCATACTCTGCACGTAACCGTTCTGCTTCAATCCGTATCCCAGTAGTACCATCTGCGAAAGGTCGTCGTATCGAAGTACGCTTCCCAGATCCAACAGCTAACCCATACCTTGCTTTCTCAGCAATGCTTATGGCTGGCCTTGACGGTATCAAAAACAAGATCCACCCTGGCGATGCAATGGATAAAGATTTATACGACTTACCAGCAGAAGAAGCAGCAGAAATTCCACAAGTTGCATCTTCACTTGGTGAAGCACTAGATGCATTAAGTGCTGACCGCGAGTTCTTAACTCAAGGTGGTGTTTTCACTGACGACCTAATCGATGCTTACATTGCACTTAAAGGTCAAGAAGTTGAAAAACTTAACATGACAACTCACCCAGTTGAGTTCGAAATGTACTACAGCTGTTAATTTGACACTGTAAAAGAATGTGTGTTCTCAAGCCCGCTTAGCGGGCTTTTTTAATGGTAAATTAAATCAAACTCCACTAAAGTTAAGCAATCATAAAAATTGCAGGGTAGCAGTGTGAATAGTAAGATTTTATTGCTAATGATTACTTTAGGATTAAGTAATTATGGTTATGCGGGTGAAAAAAGAATTTACGCTTGGAAAGATCAAAACGGCGTTTTAGTGTTTTCAGATACACCGCGTAAAGGTGCTACAGAGGTAAAACTCTCTAGCCAAAGCTTAACTATGCCCGCTAAAGATATAGCGACTCTCAGCAGCCAATCCCATACTAAAAAAACAGGGTTTGGTATTGCCATTACGTCACCTGAACACAATCAAACCATTCATGAAAATACCGGCACAATATACGTCACCAGCCGCGTAATGCCGAGCTTTAAAGCAGGCTATACCATTCAATTGCTTGTTAATGGAGAAGCAAACGGCCCTGCAATAAATAACTCAGTATTTGCAATTGCTGATGTTGAAGCCGGTGAACATATGCTTCAACTAAGACTGTTTAACGAGAAAAACCAAATTATCGCTGTGAGCGAGCCACGTATATTTAATATGCGCAGAAAAGGCAAAATCCATAGCAATTAAAGCGAAACTTAATACTTAGGCGCAGCAGCTCATTTAAGATAAAACCTGGCCTGTAAACACCTGCGCACTAAAATGGTGCAAACATGATTAATAACAAAAATTTTAGCCCCGAACTGCTTGATGCCATATGGCAAAATCAAACAACGGCAGTTATGCTTCTCGATAAAAATTTTACCGTTTTTTATGCCAATACCAGTACCAGTGAGTTACTTGGGCTTGCCACTAAACGCTTACTCGAACAGCCCTTTGATACCCTTTTTAATTACCATTCAATTGACTTAAAACGCATCGCGCAGTTTTCATTAATTGATGGCGTTGATTGCCAACAACACAGAGCTGACGTAGTCTTTAGCGATTCTCGCCATGCCAAAGTAAGTGTTAATTCAAGGCGAATTAACTTTAAAGGTACTGCGTATATTTTATTAGAATGTCGTCAAACGGACGATGAAATAAAGCACGATCAAGCTTCAAATCAAATGCATCAATACCAAGCAGCACGTAACTTAATAAGAGGCTTGGCACACGAAATTAAAAATCCTTTAGGTGGAATTCGCGGAGCGGCGCAATTATTGCAATATGAGGTTGATCAGCAAGAAAGAAATCAATGCGCTGAGCTCATCATTGAGCAAGCAGACAGATTACGTGAACTAGTAGATAGACTTTTAGGGCCTAATCAACTGCCACAGAAATCTTACGTTAATATACACCAAGCGTTAGAGTCGGTAGTGAAGTTAAGCACACTCGATAATTGTTCAAATATCGAATTAAAAAAAGATTACGATCCTAGTATCCCTAATGTGTTTATTGATCAGAGTAAAATACAACAAGTGGTTTTAAATATTGTTCGTAATGCTCAGCAGGCGCTTACTGAGGGTGGTGAGATAAAAATAAAAACGCGTATTAATCATCAACACCGTCGTCCAGGTAAGGCACCTAAAAAAGCCTTGTTGATCCAAATATCTGATAACGGACCAGGCATAGATCACAGCATACGTGAAACCTTGTTCTACCCTATGATCACCAACAAAGAAGGTGGCTCAGGGCTTGGACTCTCGATTGCACAGACGCTCATTGATCAGCACGATGGCTATATTGAATGTGATAGCTGGCCTGGACATACTGAATTTAATATCTATCTGCCCTTTGCAGATTAATGTTTGGAGTTGCCATGAAAACAGTTTGGCTTGTAGATGATGATGCATCAATTCGTTTTGTACTTGAAAAAGCACTTGAACGCTCTGGTTTTAATGTAGAAAGCTTTGCCAACGCGCAAGATGTACTTAATGCATTGAAGTTTAGTCAACCTACTGTTTTAGTATCGGATGTGAAAATGCCCGGTATGGATGGCATGGCCCTACTTGAACTCATCGCAGAACAAAACCCTGGCTTGCCAGTAATAATAATGACTGCGCACTCAGACCTAGATTCGGCAGTGAACGCCTTTCAAAAAGGGGCATTTGAGTACTTAGCTAAACCATTCGATTTAAATGAAGCCGTTGCACTTGTTGAAAGCGCATTTAGAGCAAATTCCACAAAAAAAACCAAACGTAAGCAAACGCCTCCTAAAAGTGCTCACATCATTGGTGAAGCACCCGCTATGCAAGAGGTCTTTAGAGCAATAGGTAAACTTTCAGCATCTAGCATGAGTGTTTTGATTAATGGTGAGTCGGGCACAGGTAAAGAGCTAGTTGCAAGTGCACTTCACAATCACAGCCCGCGCAAAGAAAACCAATTTATTGCACTTAATATGGCTGCAATACCTAAAGAGTTAGTCGAGTCTGAGCTGTTTGGCCATGAAAAAGGCGCGTTCACCGGTGCCGATACCGTGCGAAAAGGTCGATTTGAACAAGCCAATGGCGGCACTTTATTTTTAGATGAAATTGGCGATATGCCTTTAGATGTGCAAACACGCTTACTTCGCGTACTTGCCGATGGAGAATTTTACCGTGTTGGTGGTCATCAAAGTATAAAAGTTGATGTACGTATTATTGCCGCAACACATCAAAACTTAGAAGACTTAGTTAAACAAGGTAAGTTTAGGGACGATTTATTCCATCGCTTAAATGTAGTACGCCTTCGTTTACCTGCTTTACGTGAACGCACCGAAGATATTGAGCGCTTAGCGCAACACTTTTTACATAAGAGCGCTAAAGATCTGCAAGTAGAAAGCAAAGTATTGAGCCCTAAAGCCACAGAGCAACTTCGTTTATTTAACTGGCCAGGCAATGTTCGCCAACTTGAAAACACCTGTCGTTGGTTAACGGTTATGGCACCAGGCGAGCTTGTTACAGAGCAAGATTTGCCCCCTGAAATTATTGAAGTAACACCAATACAAGAGGAAGGTGATTGGCTGGATGCTTTTCAGCAATGGCTTAATAATGAACTAAAACAAGGTAAAGAAAATATTTGGCCAGACATACAGGCACAACTAGAAACACGCTTAATTAAAACAGCACTTGCTAATTGTTCGGGTCACAAACAAGATGCCGCCATAAAAATAGGCTGGGGTCGCAATACATTGACCCGAAAATTAAAAGAGCGCAATATTAGCTAACAATGTGCATTAAATTTTGATATCGAATGAAATTAATCGAACACATTCCATTGTTTAAACAAATGGAAATAATTAACAGGCTACATTTTTTTAAGGAATTTACGCTCAACGAGCGTCAAATTTTATTAGAATCATATGGCCTATTGTATTTAGTTGGCCAGCACCAATTTTTGTTTAAACAGTTCGATAACGATAAACGATTGTATATTGTACTTAGCGGCGCACTTTTAGTATTTAAGCATAATCACTTACTTGAACTGGGCACAATAGAGCCTGGCGAATTTATAGGTGAAGGCGCATTTATAAATAACAGAGAGCGCAGTACAAGTGCTCGCGCTAAAACCGACACCATTGTCCTTGCCATCACTCCCGAAGCACTCACTCAGTTACCCAATGTCATTCGAGAAAAAATTAAAGACCGTATTATTGAAGGTATGAGTGAACGAATAACTAAGCTCAGTGACTATATAGAAAATCACGGTTAGCTCAGTCCATATAAACAACCTGCAATGAGCAATCGAGCCAGCTAGGATTATTAACATGGGCTGTAAACGTGTAAGTATCTGATGGTTTATCGCCAAAGGGCGTATTTATAAGTGGCTGCGAGTGACGATAAGTTTGCGAATAATTTTTGTAATAAATGACAACGTAACCATATAAAAACTCCCAACCCAACCTCACAACTGCGCCACTGGGTAACGTGAAATCAGCGTATTCTTTGGTAAAGGTAACGATTAAATCATTGTACTTATCTTCACTGCATTGAGTTGTTCGTAATTGTTTAGGCATTACAAAAGCAGCATTTGCAGCCGTATTTTTTAAATAAAAACCTATATTGCCATCACCATAAAAATGGTTTGAGCGACTTGTATAATTAACTTGTGGCTCATACCCGAGCGCTTGCATTATGGACGCAAGTTGTTCTGTCTCTTTGGAATAAATTTTATCGCTTGATAAAAGCAACGTTGCTTCACCAAAATCTGATGGAATTTCTAACGTTACATATTCATAGGGAAGAATTTGTGCTTTTAACGCCGCATCGAGCTGATTACGTTGTTCATCTTGCAAGTTTTCACTAAAAACATAAACGGTGGGTTGTTGGCATGCAACTAACATACATGCCAATACACAAATTAAAAGTCCTTTTTTCATAGTCACCTCAATTGATTACACTTGTAGTCTATTAGAGGTATTGCTTTATCGCAACTTAATTTATTTGGTTATCTAACCAAGCATCTACACTTTTACGCGTATATAACACCTCTTTGAATAAGCGGTGACGTTCAAATTCCAAAACGCTTTTTTTGTTAGTGTTGCCACTGAGTAACTGGCTGTGTGTATCGTTAAATTTTGAAATAACCGAAAACCCGCGTTCAGGTTTTTGGTCGTGCTTTTTTATTGAATTACTAAGGTGTTCCCTAACGTCATCGGCAGTTAACATGTCTGAATGATTTAAGCCCATTAGCTCTTTTCTCATTGCTAATCTTACGCCCATTTTTTACTCCATGATTCTATGTATTCTAAATTCGACACAGCTATAGCAATTAGTAAGCCACTTACAAACATGGCTCGCCGGAGCTTAACTAATAAATACTTCAGTTTTTTTAAAGTGAGTCATTTTTTAAAAAATAACTAATACGTAAATTTGAGTGATTTGGTTTGGTGCATAATTGGCCCTATGCCTTTATACTAAAGCCTATGCAAGCCTCCACCGAGAGTAACAATGAACGAAGAATACATAGAAATCGAACTAGAAGAAGAGCCGATAGAGCTCTGTAAATTATTAAAAGTACTTAATTTAGTTGAAGGTGGCGGCCAAGCTAAAAACCTAATCGCCGAAGGCTATGTGGGTGTTAACCATGAAATTTGTACAATAAAGCGGAAAAAATTATACAGTGGTGATGTACTGGAATTTGATGGCGAGCTTTTTCAACTCTCCCTGAGTGAAGATGCAACACCAGCACAAAGACCAAGTGAACAAACACCGGTTGAACCGAAACAAAACATTACACCGCCTGAAAGCCAACCAGCAAAAAGTAAACGTAAGCGCACTAAAAAGCCAAAGGTAGATGAAAAAACAGGGCGTCGTCCTATTTCATTTGGGTAAGCTTACAAATCGCATTATAAAAAAGCCAACTTGTATAGTTGGCTTTTTTACTCTTTAATAACCTTGTTAATAATAATAAAAAATAAGGTTACACATGTCATCTCACACACCTAAAAACTGGTTTAAACCTGTCGCTTGGGCTGCTCTTATATGGAATTTATTGGGCGTTATAGCATTCATTATGCACATAATGACAAGCCCAGATATGATCAGTAAACTACCATTAGATCAACAAGCTGCATATTCAAACACCCCAATATGGGCCACCATTGCTTTCGCCGTTGCCGTTTTTGGTGGTGCTTTAGGCTGCATTTTTTTACTTGCTAAGAAATCGCTTGCAACACCTACTTTTGCTTTATCGCTCGGCGCGATAATTATACAGCAATACTACAACTTTTTTATAATTGATAGCATTGCCTTGCTAGGAATAAGCTCGGTTGTAATGCCACTTCTGGTAGTTTTTATTGCCTTAGCGCTTATTTATTTAAGTATAAAAGGGAAACAACAAGGCTGGCTAAACTAACTGAATAGGCGAGCTGAACAACGTGCTTTTTCGTTGTCATAGATGGTTTATTGAACTCATAATTTAATACCTTACTTCCTGTTACAGCTGCTCATAAGAGCAGCTATTTAATACCCATTTATCATGGTATGCACTTTGCAACTGCGTAATTACAGAGGTTACTTTTCAAAAAATTTAATTAGTTAAGAAGGGGCAAAATAATGAAAAATAGTTTCGATACCCAACATGAGCTCACAATTAATGGTGAGCAATATAATATTCATTCTCTGAAAGGGCTTGGCGACAAAGCAAAACGACTCCCCTTCTCCTTAAAAGTCTTGCTAGAAAATTTGCTGCGCAACGAAGACGGCGAAAACATCAAAGAACAAGACATTAATGCGCTATTAAATTGGGACCCAAAAGCAAAACCATCATCTGAAGTTGCATTTACCCCTGCACGAGTAGTAATGCAAGATTTTACTGGCGTACCTGCCATTGTCGATTTAGCTGCAATGCGAGATGCAATGGAAAAGCTCGGCGGAGATCCTGCAAAAATAAATCCGCTTTCGCCTGCTGAGTTAGTAATAGACCATTCAGTACAAGTTGACGGCTATGGAAATGATGGTGCCTTTGATTTAAATGCGAAACTTGAATACGACCGCAACAAAGAACGATACGAATTTTTACGCTGGGGCCAAACGGCATTTGATAATTTAAAAGTGGTACCACCCGCAACCGGCATTGTTCACCAAGTTAATTTAGAATACCTTGCTCGCGTTATTTTTAACGAAGATAGCAATGGTAAAAAGTTTGCCTACCCCGATACACTGGTTGGTACTGACTCGCACACAACCATGATTAATGGCTTAGGCGT from Pseudoalteromonas marina includes these protein-coding regions:
- the typA gene encoding translational GTPase TypA, which codes for MSIEQLRNIAIIAHVDHGKTTLVDKLLEQSGTLETRGGNEERVMDSNDIEKERGITILAKNTAISWNDYHINIVDTPGHADFGGEVERVLSMADSVLLLVDAQEGPMPQTRFVTQKAFAQGLKPIVVINKIDKPGARPDWVMDQIFDLFDNLGATDEQLDFKVIYASAINGWATLDLDEPSDNMEPMFKMIVDEVSPPDADPEGDFQMQISQLDYNSYKGVIGIGRIKRGSVATNQQVTVIGADGTTRNGKIGSVQSYLGLERIDTDKAYAGNIVTVTGLGELKISDTLCCPNNVEALPPLSVDEPTVTMTFSVNNSPFCGKEGKFVTSRNIRERLDKELVHNVALRVADTDNPDSFRVSGRGELHLGILIENMRREGYELAVSRPEVILRTVDGVLEEPYETLTIDCEEEHQGSIMEQIGLRKGELTDMAPDGKGRMRMDFMIPSRGLIGFQTEFMTLTSGSGLLYHTFDHYGPHKGGELGVRKNGVMIANATGKALTNALFNLQERGRLFIGHGVEVYEGMVIGIHSRDNDLTVNALKGKQLTNVRASGTDEAQTLTPHLNYSLEQALEFIADDELVEVTPENIRIRKRHLTENERKRAGRAPK
- the glnA gene encoding glutamate--ammonia ligase — protein: MSQSVLDFIKENDVKFIDLRFTDTKGKEQHVSIPHHQVDEDFFEDGKMFDGSSIAGWKGINESDMVLMPVAESVKLDPFTEETTLIVRCDVVEPSTLQGYERDPRSVAKRAEDYMRSTGIADTVLFGPEPEFFLFDDVKYKSDMSGSMYKVDAVEAAWNSDKDYEGGNTGHRPGVKGGYFPCSPVDSSQDWRSATCLVLEELGQVVEAHHHEVATAGQNEIATRFNSMVLKADEIQEMKYVIHNMAHLYGKTATFMPKPIVGDNGSGMHCHQSLAKDGVNLFAGDKYGGLSEEALYYIGGIIKHAKAINAFANASTNSYKRLVPGFEAPVMLAYSARNRSASIRIPVVPSAKGRRIEVRFPDPTANPYLAFSAMLMAGLDGIKNKIHPGDAMDKDLYDLPAEEAAEIPQVASSLGEALDALSADREFLTQGGVFTDDLIDAYIALKGQEVEKLNMTTHPVEFEMYYSC
- a CDS encoding DUF4124 domain-containing protein; the encoded protein is MNSKILLLMITLGLSNYGYAGEKRIYAWKDQNGVLVFSDTPRKGATEVKLSSQSLTMPAKDIATLSSQSHTKKTGFGIAITSPEHNQTIHENTGTIYVTSRVMPSFKAGYTIQLLVNGEANGPAINNSVFAIADVEAGEHMLQLRLFNEKNQIIAVSEPRIFNMRRKGKIHSN
- the glnL gene encoding nitrogen regulation protein NR(II); this translates as MINNKNFSPELLDAIWQNQTTAVMLLDKNFTVFYANTSTSELLGLATKRLLEQPFDTLFNYHSIDLKRIAQFSLIDGVDCQQHRADVVFSDSRHAKVSVNSRRINFKGTAYILLECRQTDDEIKHDQASNQMHQYQAARNLIRGLAHEIKNPLGGIRGAAQLLQYEVDQQERNQCAELIIEQADRLRELVDRLLGPNQLPQKSYVNIHQALESVVKLSTLDNCSNIELKKDYDPSIPNVFIDQSKIQQVVLNIVRNAQQALTEGGEIKIKTRINHQHRRPGKAPKKALLIQISDNGPGIDHSIRETLFYPMITNKEGGSGLGLSIAQTLIDQHDGYIECDSWPGHTEFNIYLPFAD
- the ntrC gene encoding nitrogen regulation protein NR(I); translation: MKTVWLVDDDASIRFVLEKALERSGFNVESFANAQDVLNALKFSQPTVLVSDVKMPGMDGMALLELIAEQNPGLPVIIMTAHSDLDSAVNAFQKGAFEYLAKPFDLNEAVALVESAFRANSTKKTKRKQTPPKSAHIIGEAPAMQEVFRAIGKLSASSMSVLINGESGTGKELVASALHNHSPRKENQFIALNMAAIPKELVESELFGHEKGAFTGADTVRKGRFEQANGGTLFLDEIGDMPLDVQTRLLRVLADGEFYRVGGHQSIKVDVRIIAATHQNLEDLVKQGKFRDDLFHRLNVVRLRLPALRERTEDIERLAQHFLHKSAKDLQVESKVLSPKATEQLRLFNWPGNVRQLENTCRWLTVMAPGELVTEQDLPPEIIEVTPIQEEGDWLDAFQQWLNNELKQGKENIWPDIQAQLETRLIKTALANCSGHKQDAAIKIGWGRNTLTRKLKERNIS
- a CDS encoding cyclic nucleotide-binding domain-containing protein; the encoded protein is MKLIEHIPLFKQMEIINRLHFFKEFTLNERQILLESYGLLYLVGQHQFLFKQFDNDKRLYIVLSGALLVFKHNHLLELGTIEPGEFIGEGAFINNRERSTSARAKTDTIVLAITPEALTQLPNVIREKIKDRIIEGMSERITKLSDYIENHG
- a CDS encoding RNA-binding S4 domain-containing protein, coding for MNEEYIEIELEEEPIELCKLLKVLNLVEGGGQAKNLIAEGYVGVNHEICTIKRKKLYSGDVLEFDGELFQLSLSEDATPAQRPSEQTPVEPKQNITPPESQPAKSKRKRTKKPKVDEKTGRRPISFG